In a single window of the Melanotaenia boesemani isolate fMelBoe1 chromosome 22, fMelBoe1.pri, whole genome shotgun sequence genome:
- the ndufaf4 gene encoding NADH dehydrogenase [ubiquinone] 1 alpha subcomplex assembly factor 4, which produces MGARVARMFQNFNLENRVLREISKEKPTAAPRHAGPEGDPRAGRSEVADSVNRKNEPLLAHLRSVYVESTDPGSAATEASKQPAVRNKAERRPLRVSFPGSMTELTDVPKGKLTIAEAVKALGSYQHQPQTWTPENIAQEYSLDLKDAKAILDFFIPFKVELIPPKNRSAKQIKAS; this is translated from the exons ATGGGGGCACGGGTTGCTCGAATGTTCCAAAACTTTAACCTTGAAAACCGGGTTTTACGAGAGATTTCCAAGGAGAAGCCGACCGCAGCGCCCCGACATGCGGGGCCCGAGGGTGACCCGCGCGCCGGCAGGTCCGAGG TGGCGGATTCGGTGAATCGGAAGAACGAACCGCTGCTGGCCCACCTCCGGTCCGTGTACGTGGAGTCCACAGATCCAGGATCCGCGGCCACAGAG GCATCGAAGCAACCAGCTGTGAGGAACAAAGCGGAGCGCAGGCCCCTCAGGGTTAGTTTTCCAGGCAGCATGACGGAGCTCACGGACGTCCCCAAAGGCAAACTGACCATCGCTGAGGCCGTCAAGGCCCTTGGCAGTTACCAACACCAGCCACAGACGTGGACGCCTGAAAACATCGCTCAGGAATATTCTCTGGACTTGAAAGACGCTAAAGCCATTTTAGACTTCTTCATCCCCTTCAAGGTTGAGCTCATTCCTCCCAAGAACAGAAGTGCCAAGCAGATCAAGGCTTCATAG